One genomic region from Argentina anserina chromosome 2, drPotAnse1.1, whole genome shotgun sequence encodes:
- the LOC126782929 gene encoding LOW QUALITY PROTEIN: inositol-tetrakisphosphate 1-kinase 3-like (The sequence of the model RefSeq protein was modified relative to this genomic sequence to represent the inferred CDS: deleted 1 base in 1 codon) has protein sequence MRVNGDEGEENHRKEIEELKEMGSMVGAEFGQHEIKLVVGYALTSKKKTSFLQPKLIGLARNKGISFIAIDPNRTLSDQGPFDIVLHKLPGREWCDAIEDYSQKHPEVIVLDPPHAVQHLHNRQSMLQDVADLNLSDSHGMVCVPKQLIITEDPSSIPNEVAKAGLKLPLVVKPLLVDGSPKSHELFLAYDPSSLSELEPPLVLQEFVNHGGVLFKIYIVGEAIKVVRRFSLPNISKRELEKLSGVFRFPRVSCAAASADDADLDPSIAELPERPLLERLARELRQRLGLRLFNVDMIREYGTKDVFYVIDINYFPGFGKVPEYEHIFTDFLLRLLPSKYKKRSAT, from the exons ATGAGGGTCAACGGAGATGAAGGTGAGGAAAATCACAGAAAGGAA ATTGAAGAACTTAAAGAAATGGGTTCGATGGTTGGAGCTGAGTTTGGTCAGCATGAGATAAAGCTTGTAGTTGGGTATGCTTTAACttcaaagaagaagacgagCTTCTTGCAGCCTAAGCTAATTGGATTGGCTCG AAATAAGGGTATATCATTCATTGCAATTGATCCCAATCGGACACTTTCAGATCAAGGTCCGTTTGATATTGTTTTGCATAAG TTGCCGGGAAGAGAATGGTGCGATGCTATAGAG GATTACAGTCAAAAACATCCTGAAGTAATTGTCCTTGATCCGCCACATGCAGTACAACATCTACACAATCGCCAGTCCATGCTTCAAGATGTGGCAGATCTAAACTTGTCCGATTCCCatg GAATGGTTTGTGTTCCAAAACAGTTGATCATCACAGAAGATCCATCATCTATTCCTAATGAAGTAGCTAAAGCTGGGCTAAAGTTGCCCCTAG TTGTTAAACCTCTATTGGTGGATGGTAGCCCTAAGTCACATGAACTCTTTCTTGCTTATGACCCATCCTCCCTCTCAGAACTTGAACCTCCCCTGGTCCTGCAGGAGTTTGTAAATCATG GTGGTGTCctctttaaaatatatattgtcgGGGAAGCGATCAAGGTTGTAAGGCGTTTCTCTCTCCCTAATATCAGTAAACGTGAACTAGAAAAACTTTCAGGTGTTTTCCGTTTCCCAAGGGTTTCATGTGCAGCTGCTTCAGCAGATGATGCAGACCTGGACCCTAGTATTGCTG AACTACCTGAACGACCTTTGCTAGAGAGGCTTGCAAGGGAGCTCCGTCAACGATTG GGACTCCGGCTATTCAATGTAGATATGATTCGAGAGTACGGGACAAAGGATGTCTTCTATGTCatcgacatcaactactttcCTG
- the LOC126783018 gene encoding pyruvate kinase isozyme A, chloroplastic-like, translated as MAVSSSHSVRTCFQIKPKSQSFGLEKRVFGLPVLQHGIACVGKKLRAKVGIKVEAVQVGLKRSESLTDLKGLGRALGLDVVSERELREKGFLGLRKTKLVCTIGPACDSLDDLEKLVFGGMNVARLNMCHNTREWHRDVIRKIKKLNEEKGYSVSIMIDTEGSQINVVDHGEPTSLKVQEDSIWLFTPEKFEGSLPFTVQANYEGFSEGIKVGDELLIDGGMTRFKVIERIGSDLRCQCIDSGLFLPCAKFSFWRDGKLVERNYELPTLSTKDWSDIEFGISEGVDFIAMSFVNDAESVRHLKDYLTIKSLTSIRVLAKIESLEALQKLEEIVEASDGVMIARVDLGVEIPLEQIPTVQEEITQVCRQLNKPVIVASQLLESMIEYPTPTRAEVADVSKAVRQYADALMLAGESAIGSYGQKALSVLQMTSSRMETWSRVENRQDYLHLRKIGVSLPDRIAEQICNSVVGMANNLAVDAIFVYTKHGHMASLLSRNRPNPPIFAFTNDESTRMALNLHWGVTPLLVDISDDMESNISSTINLIKSKGLVKNGDTVLVVSDVTPTRSAPMTFQSIQVKTIA; from the exons ATGGCTGTCTCGTCTAGCCATTCGGTTCGTACGTGTTTTCAGATCAAACCCAAGAGCCAGAGTTTCGGTTTGGAGAAGAGGGTGTTTGGATTACCAGTTTTGCAACATGGGATTGCTTGCGTTGGGAAGAAACTCAGGGCTAAAGTTGGGATTAAAGTTGAGGCAGTACAAGTGGGTTTGAAGAGGTCGGAGAGTTTGACTGATCTCAAGGGTTTAGGGAGGGCTTTGGGGCTTGATGTGGTGTCAGAGAGGGAGCTGAGGGAGAAGGGTTTTTTGGGGTTGAGGAAGACTAAGCTTGTGTGCACAATTGGGCCGGCGTGTGATTCATTAGATGATTTGGAGAAATTGGTGTTCGGTGGGATGAATGTGGCAAGGCTCAATATGTGTCACAACACTAGGGAGTGGCATCGGGATGTGATTCGGAAGATTAAGAAGTTGAATGAGGAGAAGGGGTATTCTGTTTCAATTATGATTGATACTGAAGGGAGTCAGATTAATGTTGTTGATCATGGAGAGCCAACCTCTCTCAAAGTTCAG GAGGATTCAATTTGGCTATTCACCCCTGAAAAATTTGAGGGTTCTCTCCCATTTACAGTTCAAGCAAACTATGAAGGTTTCTCTGAAG GTATCAAAGTGGGTGATGAACTTCTTATTGATGGTGGAATGACACGGTTTAAAGTCATTGAAAGGATCGGAAGTGATCTACGTTGTCAGTGCATAGACTCTGGTTTGTTCTTGCCTTGTGCAAAGTTCAGCTTTTGGAGAGATGGGAAACTTGTGGAGAGGAACTATGAGCTCCCTACTCTGTCAACAAAG GACTGGTCTGACATCGAATTTGGAATTTCTGAAGGTGTTGATTTCATCGCAATGTCCTTTGTAAATGATGCTGAATCTGTCAGGCATTTGAAAGATTACCTCACTATCAAATCACTGAC ATCCATTCGAGTTTTGGCAAAGATTGAGAGCTTGGAAGCCCTTCAGAAGCTGGAAGAAATCGTTGAAGCTTCTGATGGAGTCATGATTGCTCGGGTTGATCTTGGAGTTGAAATCCCACTCGAACAGATTCCAACAGTCCAAGAGGAAATAACTCAAGTGTGTAGGCAGCTAAACAAGCCAGTAATTGTGGCTTCTCAACTACTTGAATCTATGATTGAATACCCAACACCAACACGTGCTGAG GTTGCAGATGTCTCCAAAGCTGTTCGACAGTATGCAGATGCCTTGATGCTAGCTGGAGAATCAGCTATTGGATCATATGGGCAGAAGGCTCTTTCTGTCCTTCAAATGACCAGCAGCAGAATGGAGACATGGAGTCGTGTAGAGAATCGTCAAGATTATTTGCACCTACGGAAAATAGGAGTCTCGTTGCCTGATCGCATTGCTGAGCAGATATGCAACTCTGTTGTGGGAATGG CGAACAATCTCGCTGTGGATGCAATCTTTGTATACACCAAGCATGGACACATGGCATCACTCCTATCGCGCAACAGACCAAACCCTCCCATATTTGCTTTTACAAATGACGAGAGTACCAGAATGGCTCTGAATTTGCATTGGGGAGTTACTCCACTTCTTGTTGATATATCAGATGACATGGAGTCTAACATCTCAAGCACCATCAATCTCATAAAATCAAAGGGTTTGGTGAAAAATGGAGACACGGTCTTGGTGGTCTCAGATGTCACTCCAACTCGCTCCGCTCCAATGACATTCCAATCGATCCAGGTTAAGACCATTGCTTAG